From Corticium candelabrum chromosome 9, ooCorCand1.1, whole genome shotgun sequence:
tgcgtgttgcCAGTTAGTGAGTAAACGAGCCTACCGATACaagcacattctcccaactcgcaaAGCCCCCTAAAATGTTACTTGGCTATGAAtaggacgtgtgcaggtgtttctatctcagtctgatatctaccattgcctgaccttgcaccaCTAGCCTCTTACCCaagccctcttgcgcgcccagACATGATGTGAAATGATCGCTTTTCTCTAAGCTTTCCTCAGGAGTCTTTCTAAGCATAGCACACGAGGAAGAACCAGAACCAGAACAAAGGTATACGTCTCAGACTCTGCAGGCAGTGCAGTGTGCGTTTGCATTTGATCACTATTCCTTATTTGTACCTTCTTCTAACTGCACTCTTGGCCATACATGTTGGAAATAGGCAGAAATATTCTAGAACAGCACACAAATGGCTTTCGTTCATATTTCTCCTTCTTTGTTTAAAACATCTATAATTGGTAGTGATGTCATTTCTTAATGTTGtgcatgtcattgtgtgtagGTGGATGGGTGTGGCACAGTGAGAACATGGGCTGGATCAGGAAATAATGGATTAGTAGATGGGCAGGGAATGTCTGCTACTTTTACAGAATTAAACGATATTACtcaatcagcaaacaaatccATCTTCTACATCACTGACTACAACTGTATTCGTACGATAGATTTAGTACATGGTAATGTCATTACTATTGCAGGACAAGAAGCAGAAGGTCTGATAGATGGTCACTCTAGTGATGCAAAGTTTAACTGGCCGTGGCAAATAGCATGCAGAAGTGGAGATAATGAGACATTGTATGTTGCTGACTATCATAACCATGCAGTGCGAAAAGTATCACTCAACACTAGGGATGTTGGAACAATTACTGGTGGCAAAGGTAGAGGATCTCATGATGGAGCAATAGAAGAGGCCACACTAAACCAACCGCTTGGAATTACTATTGACAGCAAAGGTTGCATCTTTGTGTGTGATTATCGAAATCAGAAGATTAGAATAATTTCCTCTACCATGAAGACAATGACTACTCTAGTGGGATGTGGCGAGGAAGGTTTAGTAGATGGCAATGGTGAGGAAGCAAAACTAAAGTATCCGCGTTATCTTCTTTTGGACGAGTCAACCCATACACTTTACTTTACACAGGAACATTGCATTCGCAAAGTTGATCTCCAGCAGTATTTTATTCCACCACTACCAAACCTGGATGTATCATTGGGTGAAGATCTGATGTTTCTCGTAGACAACAAGGATTGGGCAGATGTTGTGTTCCAAGTTGAAGGCAAACAAATCTTTGCTTGTAAATGTGTTCTAGTTGCTCGCAGTTCCTATTTTTCTCGTCTCTTCTCATCAGGAATGAAGGAATCCCATCCTTCACATGATGGACACGTGACCACAATTCCAATCCAAAATGCAAGCTATGATGCTTTTCAAGCTCTCATTGTGTATCTCGTCACAGACAAAGTGAGAGTGGATGTGAATGACTGGAAGATGGTATGTCAACTCCTCATCCTTTCTGATCGCTTTCTGGTTTCCAAACTGAAGAGTTACTGTGAACAGATTGTGGCAGGACAGATTAGAGTAGAGAATGCAGTTGAAGTTCTGCGTTTGTCAGACACTCACAACGTTCCACTGCTGAAAGAACAAGCCGTCACATTTATATGCAATCATATTGATGTGATGAGAGAAAGGGCTGAAATGAAGCAACTCtcatcttctttatttttagaaatttttgaaaaacaACGATTTTAACAAAAAGACATACACGGTTGTTCTTAACAATCCGATTTGAcatgttgttgtctttttATTGTTGAATTTACGTTTATGCATTTGTTGGTTATTAGGTGTTTTTAATAGCTACAGACAATCATACATGTACTTCAGGTGATGGCATGTCGATGACTGCTCCATATGTATTAGTTGATTTACATTTGAAAACACTAGGAGTTTGTTggttgcgtgtgtgtgtgtgtgtgcgtgtgcgtgtgcgcgcgcgtgtgtcagTCAGAGTATGAGAAAGCGAGTAGaaataataatattgatcGCAGGATAAAGATTCACTAGGGATTACCACCAATGTTGAAGTGAATGTTTGGAAGACCTAGAAAGCTTGAACAGTTACATTCAGTGCATCTAAAATCAGTTTGCAATCTTTAACGCTCGTTCAAACTTTAGTTAAGCGGTGACGACTGTGCAGATAGACCTTTTAGTAGCGACCTGTGATTTCGAGACCGTCTATTATCAGAAATCATGAAATAGTTGATCCTTTTACGCGAATGTTGATTTTGTAGGAATCAAAAGCAAAGTTTTTTCAGCACattttttctaaattttaTATCTCACTCTTTCATAAGTGTTCACGTGACCaatcaattaatattgtaGGCTTTTTGCAATGCacttgatatatatatatatatatatatatatatatatatatatatagcagtTACAAATACTATTAAACAATAAAGTAAAACACTTTTCAGATAATTTAAAGCAAATGACCCACACCATGTCATGATGTGTAGTAGATAACTTTTTATATGGGAAATTGAAAGTTGCAAAACCGTTTGAGCACGCGCAGTTATTTATGGCAACATAAATCCCATATCCGTGGTTTCTATGCCTGTATGAAGTTGGCAGCAATAGATAGTCGGCTAAAGTCAAAGTTTCAAAAAATGGGATGACCATGGCTGCTGGAGCTCCATCAGCCTTGATTAGGTGTGAAAACGCTAATGCCCGTGCAGCAGCATGCATTCATTCAATGACTGGACTTTAGAGTGTAATGTGAAAGTCATAAAAAATGACTGGAGTTGTGATCAGTCCACAAGTACACTACTAGTAGagcacacaggaaataaacTGAATTTGTGCACACAAAAGTACGTTATAGGATCGCACAACCATGTGTCAACCATAAGGTGCACTTTTCTAAATTGGACTCCAAGGATTCTAAATATAAAGACATAATATTTTagaatatgtcacgtgacctttaaGCATGCTGATTGGTCAATATGATGTATTCTATACGTGATGGAGACCTCAGGCTGTGGACGGTAGTGACCTGCAAACCATGCTCTAACTATTACATGAAACACTTTAGAACGTTCAATAGTTTCCATACTTCCTACATATAATATGGTGGTCTCTACTCGTACCCCAGGCTTAGATGCACTTCGTActcttgtatatatatatataaattaaaataactaataaaattaattactataaattaataataaattgtaataaattattttattaatagtaaataataaataattaatttaaaaatattaaataaaatatatagtAAATAGGAAATGGCAACAAAAAGGGCAACACTCAATAGGACGGCCGTACGGTATGGCATGCGCTTACTTTCTAGAGGACAAACAGTCTTCGTCAACGTCGCCAATTCTGTTTCACAACGAGAACAACTGGAAGTTGAAATGCCAGTACAGAACAACCGACCAATCATATTGCACATATCTATACGGGTATttataatcacgtgacaggTCTAGTCACATGATAGGCCTAAGCCAATGGAACCAATGGGCAATCCGTTGGTCGTTCTTATCCTGAGCGGTAAACGAAAGAGCGGAAAGGATTACGTTGCATCTTATATACAAGAAAGGTGATTACTGCTGCTTTCGTTGCGTGAGTGTGCGTGCTGGCTAGTGAATAttatgcgcatgcgttgtATGATAGGTTGCAATACCTGTTAACATTACTTCATAATAAAAGCTGCAACGTCTTTTTgaattatttttgttatttaataattaattttaatttttttgtgagcaaaattattatttgcaaATATAATgtaattttgtgttgttgtagtctAGGAGATAAGTGTGTGATCATGAGACTCTCTGCTCCTCTCAAAACACAATACGCAAAGGTAGGATCAAAACTGTCAATACCATCCGTGCATTTGATTATACAGAAATGAAGTTGTGGAAGGAAATACCGAATGTCAAGTAATGTATATGATGTACTGGTGTCAGACAACATCACACATGCTTCTATACGGGAATGTTGTGAAGCTGATTTACCCAGTGCCATTTCTGGGTAATGATTAGGACAgatggattgacagacagatagacagacagacagacaaacagacaaacagatggaaaggaaggaagacagacaagcaaacggCATACAGTATGCTGTCACTAGTATCACATAGAAAATatattacaaaaaaattattacCAAATGAAATGTTTAGTAACTATGCATCGTATGTATCAATACTGAGCATTGTGGTAACGATGTCATATAAGGAAGGTAAATTGATATCTATGACAGGATCATGGACTGGATGTGGAGCGTCTCTTAGATGCATCTGAGTATAAAGAGAAATATCGTAAAGATATGATCCAATGGGGAGAAGAAATGCGTCGTATAGACTCGGGATATTTTTGTCTTCTTGCGATCCAGCAAGTGTCTGATTATGATCGATACCCGGTGTGGCTCATCTCAGATGGCAGACGGCCAAGTGACTTGATTTATTTTCAAACACGATATCCAACAGTGACCATAAGGATATGTGCAAGTGAAGCTACTCGGATGTCACGTGGATGGGTGTATACAGTGGGAGTGGATGATGTTGAATCTGAGTGTGCATTGGATGGTATCGCTCAATGGGATTTCATTGTTCACAATGACGCAGACAAAGAGCAGCTGGAAAGTCATTTTGAACCCTTGCTGTGTAAAATCAGAGGTCATATAGCCAATGGTATAAGATGGGAAAAGGAAATTATATGAACAATACTAGAACTGAACTtgaataatatatatatatatatatataatgtaggatatatttattacatacatgAACGTTCCCCACCTTAACATCCCCAACAACTCAAGTATGCATGTCTCAACTACGTACATCCTCTATCTCTAAATTCAAACGTTGTAaagcctatatatatatatatatatatatatatatatatatatatatatatatatataatttaatattttattctttcaaagCGCGTCCTTACAGGACAATGCCAGTCTCTCTAGAATCAGTCTAGAATTAAACAACCACAAAGCTACTGCAAGTTGTTCATGCAAACTAGTAATTGTTTGACTAACAGTTTGTCGATTGTGAAATGATGCCTTGCGTGCTATACTTTTCAATGTACGTAAGCTGTTCGTGTCCACAGACCAAGAGACTCAACAACAAGTGGTTTGAATATGCTTCCTGTTTCAGATACCATCGTTTGATGCTTTAGGACTTTCTTATCTTCTGCTTCTGCTCCTGTATAACATGCTGCTTGCATTAAATATGGTCGACGGCTGCAACGAGTTCCTCACAGTTACTTCGAAATACGCTGGTAAAGCATGTAGAAAGTTAGGATTAAATGTCCCCTGGTCTCCCCCCCCGTATCACTTGAACAACATCTATCAATAAAACTGTGTCCTAgacataggcgtaggaaccggggGGGGGAGGGAgccatggcccacccaatATTTAGCCTCCAAAGCTGTATCAATGCGGCGATTAGACCTCCAATTTGGCGTTAGACCCTAATTTGGCCTTTTGTCTCCTCCCCCCAATCTCACCAAACTTCCTACGCTAATGCTAGAGTGCTAGAATGGTGTAaggggactatttggtcgcgggcgATTATCTCCCTCTTATTTGGTTCCCGCGTTTAGCTGGGGCTATTTGGTTTAGGCGACCTgtggggactatttggtttcgcgccccaatcggcactctccaactcttacagctgtacgagacggacgggaacgacgtgacgatggccatggtaattttcacgcgtctccCAGACATTTCGATAAACCGAAATCGAGAGCgatctgcttcttcttcgtttgtattggCTTCGTATGAATACCAAAGTCACCACGACACTGTTGATCGCAATTTCGCGTGCctgacgtttcgttttgaggcaaatctcggctcgtctggtaCGTAGCGGGCGTGTAGGCGGATCGAGTAAGAATCTCTTGTAGGTtacaaagtaaacaaacatgatttgaTAATTGAAGATAACGCAGCGCACGCGTCTAGGGAGATGAGATGTGCCTAAAATGTTTTAGTGCATAGAATACTGCGGCTAGCTGCAGATGTATGCATCGATCCTGCAGGGCATCGATCCTGCAGGGCATCGATCGATACATAGGTGCACAGCGACTTATGCGTACTGTCTACGATCAATTGCAAGGAAGACGATCTACGTCTCTGGAATTGGTTGTGTACGAAGATCGGTGATGACTTTCAGAagagattaattaatgtatttgaCGTACATAAAATCACTTAATTTGCACTTGGTCTCTCAGATGGGTattgatggttgtttgtttgcgttgttGTACACTATAAAACCATACGCTTTGTAGACTAGGTGAGCTTAGTTAGTGAaaatcttgttttcttgtatacatgctgcatcttctgtctctttctgccatttagtctgtccgtccgtccatctttTCTTTGAATGGTGACAGAGCAAAATGTGCTGCAGTAGAATCAGGATATGCAGGCAAGgaaatgaagacaagaactatactaatcagcatgcagctatgcgcatgcatgcaggaaTGAGTGTGTatgcagagatgcaatgcaagagtgatcaGTGGAAAAGAGTGTTTAGGTTAAAT
This genomic window contains:
- the LOC134184310 gene encoding uncharacterized protein LOC134184310, with protein sequence MSAMSVNVSTVAGSLELGHRDGEGKDALFSYPLGMALTNSRDIIVADHYNHCIRKVTLPRRDGLSARVETIAGVAGQPGYRDGTADQALFNQPSSVAVIEDDTIYVTDRGNKRIRTVDGCGTVRTWAGSGNNGLVDGQGMSATFTELNDITQSANKSIFYITDYNCIRTIDLVHGNVITIAGQEAEGLIDGHSSDAKFNWPWQIACRSGDNETLYVADYHNHAVRKVSLNTRDVGTITGGKGRGSHDGAIEEATLNQPLGITIDSKGCIFVCDYRNQKIRIISSTMKTMTTLVGCGEEGLVDGNGEEAKLKYPRYLLLDESTHTLYFTQEHCIRKVDLQQYFIPPLPNLDVSLGEDLMFLVDNKDWADVVFQVEGKQIFACKCVLVARSSYFSRLFSSGMKESHPSHDGHVTTIPIQNASYDAFQALIVYLVTDKVRVDVNDWKMVCQLLILSDRFLVSKLKSYCEQIVAGQIRVENAVEVLRLSDTHNVPLLKEQAVTFICNHIDVMRERAEMKQLSSSLFLEIFEKQRF
- the LOC134184810 gene encoding phosphomevalonate kinase-like isoform X1 is translated as MEPMGNPLVVLILSGKRKSGKDYVASYIQESLGDKCVIMRLSAPLKTQYAKDHGLDVERLLDASEYKEKYRKDMIQWGEEMRRIDSGYFCLLAIQQVSDYDRYPVWLISDGRRPSDLIYFQTRYPTVTIRICASEATRMSRGWVYTVGVDDVESECALDGIAQWDFIVHNDADKEQLESHFEPLLCKIRGHIANGIRWEKEII
- the LOC134184810 gene encoding phosphomevalonate kinase-like isoform X2; this encodes MRLSAPLKTQYAKDHGLDVERLLDASEYKEKYRKDMIQWGEEMRRIDSGYFCLLAIQQVSDYDRYPVWLISDGRRPSDLIYFQTRYPTVTIRICASEATRMSRGWVYTVGVDDVESECALDGIAQWDFIVHNDADKEQLESHFEPLLCKIRGHIANGIRWEKEII